The following are encoded in a window of Corynebacterium argentoratense DSM 44202 genomic DNA:
- the rimP gene encoding ribosome maturation factor RimP — protein sequence MAFPQADTLAPIVEKIAEQHHLDVETLAVKPAGAKTRVLIAVDGDTRPDLDLLEIVSKQISEAFDAAEDRGELRFGNQEYALEVSTPGVDLPLTLARHWRRNQGRIAVVVVEGKKQRFRIGALNDAEDAVMAIETKGKTLTSSPRPLVEVSGATVDVEFKQPPAAELELAQAPFED from the coding sequence ATGGCTTTTCCACAAGCAGATACGCTTGCACCCATCGTTGAAAAAATCGCAGAACAACACCACCTCGACGTTGAAACTCTCGCCGTCAAACCCGCCGGAGCAAAAACCAGGGTCCTTATCGCTGTTGACGGAGATACCCGGCCAGACCTTGATCTGTTAGAGATAGTTTCCAAGCAGATCTCCGAAGCTTTTGACGCAGCGGAAGACCGCGGGGAACTACGCTTCGGCAACCAGGAATACGCCCTCGAAGTCTCCACCCCGGGCGTGGACCTGCCCCTGACCCTTGCCCGCCACTGGCGCCGCAACCAGGGACGCATCGCAGTAGTCGTAGTGGAAGGCAAGAAGCAGCGCTTCCGGATCGGTGCACTTAACGATGCTGAAGACGCTGTGATGGCCATTGAAACCAAAGGCAAAACTCTCACCAGCTCACCTCGCCCACTTGTAGAGGTCAGTGGGGCAACCGTGGATGTCGAGTTTAAACAACCACCGGCCGCAGAACTAGAACTGGCACAAGCGCCGTTTGAAGATTAA
- a CDS encoding DUF4439 domain-containing protein, which produces MLLAHTALADADAFSGTDPDFSALRQQQGSELVDEVRRLCGYELHGDGDDAQKVVPPSCDVTVDSVREQGENTPGVKVEGSAGEVARDRASELTRVVAALPESSMGLIAADYTELVTVAAGGGVEVPRVHLSATAEPAQPIDVEGIELSTDIRPDSVPGAGSSESDDAASALAWQYSALFALESLQSVVDGDASREVAESIAAHQDMVAMLSALLSDASLAPMAYDVPSVSDAASAVDVAASIEKDAEQLWLHTASLAGTPGWRAACMKFAGAAAVRHMELVSSV; this is translated from the coding sequence ATGTTGCTGGCTCACACTGCCTTGGCGGATGCGGATGCTTTTTCCGGGACCGATCCTGATTTTTCGGCCTTGCGTCAGCAGCAGGGGTCCGAATTGGTTGATGAGGTTCGCCGCCTGTGCGGGTATGAGCTGCATGGCGATGGCGATGACGCGCAGAAGGTAGTTCCGCCTAGCTGCGATGTGACTGTCGATAGTGTTCGTGAACAGGGCGAAAACACCCCCGGTGTGAAGGTGGAGGGCTCTGCTGGCGAAGTTGCGCGGGATCGCGCCAGTGAGCTGACGAGGGTTGTCGCTGCTCTTCCAGAATCGTCGATGGGGCTCATTGCTGCGGATTACACGGAGCTTGTAACCGTTGCCGCTGGCGGTGGTGTGGAGGTTCCGCGCGTGCATCTGTCAGCTACAGCAGAACCTGCGCAACCAATTGATGTTGAAGGCATTGAGCTTTCAACGGATATTCGACCGGATAGTGTTCCGGGCGCGGGGTCTAGTGAAAGTGATGACGCCGCGTCGGCTCTTGCTTGGCAGTATTCTGCTCTGTTTGCATTGGAATCTTTGCAGTCTGTCGTCGATGGTGATGCCTCACGTGAGGTAGCGGAGTCTATCGCTGCACACCAGGACATGGTGGCTATGTTGAGTGCTTTGCTGAGCGATGCTTCCCTTGCGCCGATGGCTTACGATGTACCCTCCGTGTCCGATGCAGCTTCGGCGGTGGATGTCGCGGCGAGTATTGAAAAAGACGCCGAGCAGTTGTGGCTGCATACGGCGTCGTTGGCGGGGACCCCCGGGTGGAGGGCCGCCTGTATGAAATTTGCTGGGGCCGCTGCTGTTCGTCACATGGAGC